Genomic window (Nicotiana sylvestris chromosome 7, ASM39365v2, whole genome shotgun sequence):
aagtccggaagggaatgggtcttttctttatttgtttttttattattttttatttatttatttccttttccttatttattttaaaacaaaactaagccaaaaatcaaattaaaattaaatacacactcaatacaattatttgcacacacactaaaatatttcaaaacaggtaaaatcaaacaaatcaaaatcacggacgaagatgcctatttatgatttctttttttaacgaccggattacggttcgaattacgcctgacacacacattttgtattttaaataaataaataagaaaaaataaaaatgggtaaaagtcacaaataaatcaacaaggtgccgcacagaaatccaaaattgtacagcagggccaattattttttttatttctttttggagcgattgtcgtgcgaaacaaaaaatcacgtgctcacaatgaccGAAGAGATGAACTTTTTACAGAAAAACAACACTTATGAGATTGTGAAACTTCCACAAGGAAAGAAGGTACTGAAGAGTAAATGGGTATTCAAGCTCAAGAAAGATGGCAGAGGAAAGGTGGTGAAGCACAAAGCCCGGTTAGTAGTCAAAGGATTCCTACAGAAAAAGGgaattgactttgatgaaatatttTCACCAGTTGTAAAATTGACTTCAATCCGCATCATCCTTGGATTGGTAGCCAGTTTGAATTTGGAGCTTgaacaaatggatgtcaagacagcatttcttcatggtgatctaaATGAAGAAATCTATATGGAGCAGCCGGAAGGTTTTGAGGTTTCAGGAAAAGAAAACCTCGTCTATAAGCTTACGAAAAGTTTATATGGCCTAAAGCAAGCACCGAGGCAGTGGTACAAAAAGTTTGACTCATTTATGGTAAGTCAAGGATATAAAAGGACTGCTGCAGATCAGTGTGTTTACATTCAGAGATTTTCGGATGGCAATTTTGTTGTACTTCTACTTTATGTAGACGACATGTTGATCGTCGGACAAGATGCAACAAAAATTAGACAGTTGAAGAAAGAACTCTCTAAGTCctttgaaatgaaagacttaggtcCAGCTCAACATATTTTGGGATTGCAGATAACTCGAGATAGGAGAAACAAGAAGTTATGGCTATCTCAAGAAAATTACATTGAACGGGTGATCAAACGGTTCAATATGAGTAATGCCAAACCGGTAGGTGCCCCTTTGGCAAATCACTTCAAGTTGAGCAAGAGTTTGTGCCCCTCATCCAAGAAAGAGATTGAGGAGATGTCTACAATTCCATATTCTTCAGCAGTTGGAAGTCTgatgtatgccatggtttgcacgAGGCCAGATATCGCACATGCGGTAGGTGTGGTAAGtcgttttctttctaaccctggaaAGAAACATTGGGAGGCAGTTAAGTGGATTTTCAGGTATCTTAAAGGTACTTCAAAATCAAGTCTGTGCTTTGGGGGAGCTGATCCAGTCTTGGAAGGCTATACAGATTCAGATATGGCCGGAGATCCTGATGGAAGAAAATCAACCTCAGGATATGTTTATACTTTTGCAGGGGGAGCTGTGTCATGGCAGTCAAGAttgcagaagtgtgttgcactatccacaactgaagcagagtatatTGCTGTAGCGGAAGCTGGAAAAGAAATGTTGTGGCTAAAGCGGTTTCTCCAAGAACTAGGGATAAATCAAACAGAGTATaagatacattgtgatagtcaaagtgcaatTGATTTAAGCAAAAACTCAATGTATCATTCTCGGACAAAGCACATCGACATTCGTTATCACTGGATATACGAGGTGATGAATCAACAACTGTTGAAACTAGTGAAGATCCATACGAAGGAGAATCCAGCAGACATGTTAACAAAGGTGGTCACTCAAGAAAAGTTAGAGCGGTGCAGAGACATAGTTGGAATAACTTTCAAATAGTAGCTGTGTTGGAATGCAGCTGAAGGGGGAGAATTGATAAGTTCAGCTGCTGCCAACTACCAATTCTAGAagcccaccattgttgaagccaccaacccattctagaagccaccattgttgaagcctcTATTGTTGAATGAAGAATTCAACCATCAACCACCTTCTTTAAGGCTATAAATAGAGCCTTATGTTTTACACAGAAAAATCAATCCAGAGAGATTGAAATACAATCCTGGAAGAGATTGTGAGAACAAAAAGAGAGTTTGGTGAGTTTTTTTTAGAGAgaaattcttggtgtaaattctctgtaattctattcttgtgaaatagagttttttttcctcccaaataatcttcatattgatcTGAGAATCATAACAGATGATACAGACAGTGTAGAAGGAAGATGAGGAGGAGCAAACATTTCATTCAACAATAGGCATGCCTGGTATATCCCCTGGATCCCAAATATAACTCTCCTATAATCTATTTCGGTGTTTAATCACCTCAATAGTCCTAAATGGATGAGTCTTGTTCAACAAATTTGGCCCAGAAGTCCCTACCGGGAAAATGTGTTCTAAAAGACGTTTGAAGTGTTGTGGAAGTATTTGGGACACCCTTTATCATTAACAAAAAGGCAGGATTAGGGGTGATTTGGGTCAAATTAGAAATAACAATAGTTTGGGgtaaaatttaaaatattacaAAATAACAAAACCCATCTTTTAATCTCACTTTTCAAACCTTTCTCTCTCTTCCTTTTTCCAAACCAGACGTTACTACTCATGTGATTTTCCCTCaaacttcttcaatttttctctCAAATTCAATCTCCAAATTCAAGAGTACTATAGAGCTTCAAAAATCGGCTTCATTCCATTCAGATTTGCTTTGAAGTAGAGATTCCATTATCAAGTtaagtttttttatttcttttttctacCATATTGATAAACCCTAAGCTTGTTATTTCAACCCTAAGTTGATTTTTTGGGTGTTTTTGTatattcttgttgttgttgttgtgtagtTTTTGTGCATAAATTCTAGAGTTGTTGTGTAGTTGATATTTTTGAGCGTAAATttggtatttttatattttttaattgtaGCCGTTGATGTGGTTGTTCCACGTACCCATAAAATTAGTTATTGTGATGTTGAAACAGCTATATTGCTTTATTTTGGATTTGTGGAACGCTTTTTTGTCCAGATGTTTCAAACATGCCAATTGAGTGTTTGAAAATCTTAAGATATTGTTAAATAttcatgttgttattgttgttcctGTGTGTTGTGAACTTATTGCAATGTTTATCTGGGTTTGgttaatgatattttgagctgagtgTTTGAAACATCTTATTAAGATGTTTGAAACATTTGTAAGGATGTTTAACAATCCATGAGATGTTTCACCAAAAGATACCTGATAATCACaatgagatggttgattattttaGCGATTAAAAAAATTATTGAAAGAGATGTATAAATAAAGAAGTTTGGAGAACTATAATATGAACATTGCTAGCTTGTTTTCAAATTCCATCTAACTAGCTAGAAACTTAATTTACTATCTTGCTTAGCATTTGTAGATGGCAGAAAATTGATTTTGCCTCTTAAGCTCAATCTTGTATGACCATTCAATGCAACACCTTTAGAGATGTTTCAAACATCTCATTAAGATATTTCAAACATCTTAAAACATCCTAATGAGATGTTTGAAACATCTTATATGAGGCTTCAAACATCTCACTGAGATGTTTCACCAAAGAATACTTAAATAtttatagttttatttttttatgtataggaacaaattatttattaattttattgGTGGTCGTTACTTTTTATTTGCGCAGATAAAATGGCAAAGGGACGTAGGGAGGGACGTGTGTCAAAGACAGGTGGAAGAGGAAGAGATAAATCTCCTTCCAAAAGATCTAGCAAAAGAATTAATACATCTCAAGAGGATGAGCTACAAAAATCAATTGTAGCTGAAATGGAAGCCAAACCTCTTCAGGTAGTAGAAGGAGGGaatgttggagaagaagaaaaagagaacgaAAATGAAGAGGAAATTGAGAAGGAAAAAGAACAGGAaatagaaaaggaagaaaaagaggaagaaaggaaagtaaaagaagaaaagacaaaTGTTGAGGAAGAAGAATCAAAAGAGGAGACAACAATTGATGAAAGAGAAAAGGAGACATATATTGATGATGAAGCATCAGTAGCAaatactgaagaagaagaagaagaagaagaagaaaagcgacataaagaagaaaaaagagaaagaatgaTAATGCACCTTCTCAATCTATTGAGGTAAACTTAATACGTTTCAAACATCTCTCTAGATGTTTGAAACATCTCTCTGGATGTTTGAAGTTTATGTCTAGATATTTGAAATATTTCCTAGGATGTTTCACTAAATATGATTGTTCGACATTGCGAGGTACAGGATGAGATGCCTGAGGATGAGTCTGGCAATTGCGAGGTTGAAATTGTAAAGCTTCGATCAGAACTTCCACCCTTAAAGTGCAAGACATTTTTAGATGATAATGAGACATTCAACAAGAAGATCACTGTGAGATCCTCATTAGGATTAGCAGGTATGGGTGAGTTCCGAAAGTTGTTGCAGGATGAAGGCCTCAAAAACAAGTTTAGGAATAGTCCTTTCGGGCATTTTTGGATTTACCTGAGAGGCCACTATTTCAAGCATCTATAGTGCATGGCCTTCTACTCCGTAGAGTATTGTCTGAGAAGACCCA
Coding sequences:
- the LOC138874079 gene encoding uncharacterized protein, encoding MAKGRREGRVSKTGGRGRDKSPSKRSSKRINTSQEDELQKSIVAEMEAKPLQVVEGGNVGEEEKENENEEEIEKEKEQEIEKEEKEEERKVKEEKTNVEEEESKEETTIDEREKETYIDDEASVANTEEEEEEEEEKRHKEEKRERMIMHLLNLLR